Proteins found in one Vagococcus carniphilus genomic segment:
- a CDS encoding CPBP family intramembrane glutamic endopeptidase produces the protein MLNFFKNNYGKTMLIYLSWWFILFGTSAIVKLLISPKYYMLFFYGGVILVTYIIYLVIPFIKLNRLRFNHYIKSIKLQMTFQSWVVSILLLLILFLGIGVHSKLGQTELILASFGGFNWFIYMQPPLVEELLFRGLIPSFFYKTSTKFLVSNTLFATLHIKQGFQGIIISFILGALLYFLVKYTQSLIPSMLAHYIINANLSLALLSVLFLTMILIMFSIVKTKKETNHYERL, from the coding sequence ATGCTAAATTTTTTTAAGAATAACTATGGAAAAACAATGCTTATCTATTTATCTTGGTGGTTCATCTTATTTGGAACTTCAGCTATAGTAAAGCTATTAATTAGTCCTAAATATTACATGCTATTTTTCTATGGTGGTGTCATTTTAGTCACGTATATTATTTACTTAGTCATTCCATTTATTAAATTGAATCGCTTAAGATTTAATCACTATATCAAATCAATTAAATTGCAAATGACTTTTCAGAGTTGGGTAGTATCTATTTTGCTTCTACTAATACTCTTTTTAGGAATTGGCGTTCATTCTAAACTAGGTCAAACAGAACTTATTCTAGCAAGTTTTGGTGGTTTTAATTGGTTCATTTATATGCAACCACCTCTAGTTGAAGAACTATTATTTCGTGGTTTAATTCCTAGTTTTTTTTATAAAACCAGTACTAAATTCCTTGTATCAAACACTTTATTTGCAACGCTACATATAAAACAAGGGTTTCAAGGAATTATTATTTCGTTTATTCTAGGTGCACTATTATATTTTTTAGTTAAATATACCCAATCTCTTATTCCTAGCATGCTAGCCCATTACATTATTAATGCTAATTTATCTCTAGCCCTACTCAGCGTTCTTTTTCTGACAATGATTCTTATTATGTTTTCAATTGTCAAAACTAAAAAAGAAACTAACCACTATGAGAGGTTGTAG
- the tsaD gene encoding tRNA (adenosine(37)-N6)-threonylcarbamoyltransferase complex transferase subunit TsaD has translation MDIFKDKERRLILAIESSCDETSVAVIEDGNKILSNIIASQINSHKRFGGVVPEVASRHHVEQIIGCMEEALEEADIKVDELGGVAVTYGPGLVGALLIGLTAAKSFAWANGLPLIPVNHMSGHIYASRFVSEMSFPMMALLVSGGHTELVYMKEHGSYEIIGETRDDACGEAYDKVGRVLGLSYPSGKEIDEMAHLGEDTYHFPRAMMKEDNFDFSFSGLKSAFINLVHNAEQRNETLDNNNLAASFQSSVIDVLVSKTIRACQEYDVKQLVMAGGVAANKGLRERLTQAVESELVDVDFVVPPFKLCGDNAAMIGAAGFIEAKKGHFADWSLNAKPSITL, from the coding sequence TTGGATATATTTAAAGATAAAGAACGAAGATTAATATTAGCTATTGAAAGTAGTTGTGATGAAACAAGTGTGGCTGTTATTGAAGACGGTAATAAAATATTATCTAATATCATTGCCTCACAAATAAATAGTCATAAACGTTTTGGTGGAGTTGTTCCTGAGGTGGCTAGTAGACACCATGTAGAGCAGATTATTGGCTGTATGGAAGAAGCTCTTGAGGAAGCTGATATTAAAGTTGATGAGCTAGGCGGAGTTGCAGTAACGTATGGACCAGGTTTAGTTGGAGCTCTTTTAATTGGTTTAACAGCAGCAAAAAGTTTTGCATGGGCAAACGGGTTACCGCTTATTCCGGTTAACCACATGAGTGGCCACATTTATGCATCAAGATTTGTATCAGAAATGAGTTTTCCTATGATGGCTCTGTTAGTCAGTGGTGGACATACAGAACTTGTTTATATGAAAGAACATGGTAGTTATGAAATTATTGGTGAAACACGAGATGATGCTTGTGGTGAAGCCTATGACAAAGTTGGACGGGTCCTAGGATTAAGCTACCCAAGTGGAAAAGAAATTGATGAGATGGCTCATCTAGGAGAAGATACTTATCATTTTCCAAGAGCTATGATGAAAGAAGATAATTTTGATTTTAGTTTTAGTGGACTAAAAAGTGCGTTTATCAATTTAGTTCATAATGCAGAACAACGTAATGAGACCTTGGATAATAATAATTTAGCTGCAAGTTTTCAAAGCAGTGTTATAGATGTTCTTGTCTCAAAAACAATTCGTGCTTGTCAGGAATATGATGTTAAACAATTAGTTATGGCTGGTGGAGTTGCAGCTAATAAAGGATTAAGGGAACGTTTAACACAAGCTGTTGAGTCAGAACTAGTTGATGTTGACTTTGTTGTTCCTCCGTTTAAGTTGTGTGGAGATAACGCAGCAATGATTGGAGCGGCAGGTTTTATTGAAGCTAAAAAAGGTCATTTTGCTGATTGGTCATTAAATGCTAAGCCAAGTATAACTTTATAG
- the rimI gene encoding ribosomal protein S18-alanine N-acetyltransferase — translation MKKESVALSHEELAKACFLLSEQSFNEKSPWSEKQFLESLESENKAIFLSFEKKCLVGFIIISVVLDEAEIELVSVSKDFKRKKIGTQLLKEAIENLKQMKVSSLFLEVRQSNTSALGFYRSFKFEEIGLRKNYYKAPKEDGLILKLTL, via the coding sequence ATGAAAAAAGAGTCAGTAGCACTAAGTCATGAAGAATTAGCTAAAGCTTGTTTTTTACTGAGTGAACAAAGTTTTAATGAAAAATCACCATGGAGTGAAAAACAGTTTTTAGAGTCGCTTGAGTCAGAAAATAAAGCTATTTTCTTATCCTTTGAGAAAAAGTGTTTAGTAGGTTTTATTATTATTTCAGTTGTTCTAGATGAAGCTGAAATTGAGTTGGTTAGTGTATCAAAAGACTTTAAGCGAAAAAAAATAGGAACTCAGTTATTGAAAGAAGCTATTGAGAACTTAAAGCAAATGAAAGTTAGCTCGCTTTTTTTAGAAGTGAGACAAAGTAATACAAGTGCTTTAGGGTTTTATCGTTCTTTTAAGTTTGAAGAAATTGGACTTAGAAAGAATTACTATAAAGCTCCTAAAGAAGATGGCTTGATTTTAAAGCTAACATTATAG
- the rimI gene encoding ribosomal protein S18-alanine N-acetyltransferase → MWKEFRTFKNKREVSYKQVEIGEEIITFEVAKITDIYVLQYLLKQVYGKSPWSYTVFWIELNKKQNGLYLKALNHGELVGFIGIRIEGSDAHITNIAVLPNFQQKGLGKELLKQAELFAIRKDCLTLSLEVKASNRVAISFYEKYGFFTNGIKPNYYKDNQEDALDMLYVIEENE, encoded by the coding sequence ATGTGGAAAGAGTTTAGGACGTTTAAAAATAAAAGAGAAGTGAGTTATAAGCAAGTGGAAATTGGAGAAGAAATCATTACATTCGAAGTTGCTAAAATCACGGATATTTATGTGCTGCAATACTTATTAAAACAAGTCTACGGTAAATCACCTTGGAGTTATACCGTTTTTTGGATAGAGCTAAATAAGAAACAGAATGGCTTATATTTAAAAGCACTTAATCACGGAGAATTAGTAGGGTTTATTGGTATCCGAATAGAAGGATCTGATGCTCATATCACTAATATTGCAGTTCTACCAAATTTTCAACAAAAAGGATTAGGGAAAGAATTGTTAAAACAAGCTGAACTTTTTGCCATCAGAAAAGACTGTTTAACTTTAAGTTTAGAGGTAAAAGCATCTAATCGTGTTGCTATATCATTTTATGAAAAGTATGGTTTTTTTACGAATGGTATTAAACCTAACTATTATAAAGACAATCAAGAAGATGCTTTAGACATGCTTTATGTGATAGAGGAGAATGAATGA
- the tsaB gene encoding tRNA (adenosine(37)-N6)-threonylcarbamoyltransferase complex dimerization subunit type 1 TsaB gives MTVLGIDTSNQSMSLCLGENNKLIGSYFTATQKNHSTTLMPAIDFLFESNNKQPKDLEKIIVAEGPGSYTGLRIGVTTAKTLAWTLNLKLYSVSSLALIAASKKKFDGLIVPIINARRQNVYTGAYQWQDNQLISVIGDQHIFFESWLDQLAEVNQPIFFVGADLPEFISLINQRENKEMQYDESPLNNEINPASFLVLENLYSEIESVEKFTPRYLKKVEAEEKWLEKHVSNEDSNYVERV, from the coding sequence ATGACAGTATTAGGAATAGATACTTCCAATCAAAGTATGTCACTTTGTTTAGGAGAAAATAACAAATTAATAGGTAGTTATTTTACTGCCACTCAAAAAAATCATAGCACTACGTTAATGCCTGCAATTGATTTCTTGTTTGAGTCTAACAACAAACAACCAAAAGATTTAGAAAAAATTATTGTTGCAGAAGGCCCAGGGTCATATACAGGATTAAGGATTGGTGTTACAACAGCTAAAACATTGGCTTGGACATTAAATTTAAAACTTTATAGTGTATCGAGTTTAGCTTTAATTGCAGCGTCTAAGAAAAAATTTGATGGTTTAATTGTTCCAATCATTAACGCTAGAAGACAAAATGTTTATACTGGTGCTTATCAATGGCAGGATAATCAACTTATTTCAGTTATTGGGGATCAACATATCTTTTTTGAATCATGGCTAGATCAACTAGCTGAAGTAAATCAACCAATCTTTTTTGTTGGAGCAGATTTACCTGAATTCATCTCTTTAATTAATCAAAGAGAAAATAAAGAAATGCAATACGATGAGTCACCTTTAAATAATGAAATTAATCCAGCGTCATTCTTAGTATTAGAAAATTTATACAGTGAAATAGAGAGTGTTGAAAAATTTACCCCTCGTTATTTGAAAAAAGTTGAAGCAGAAGAAAAATGGTTAGAAAAGCATGTGTCAAATGAGGATTCTAACTATGTGGAAAGAGTTTAG
- a CDS encoding NUDIX hydrolase, which yields MVEKWDAYTVDRVKLSKTVISDEELKTDEYRIVIGGCIFNKKNQMLIQKRQSTKKTWANMWDISVSGSAISGETSAEAAQREIKEELGLDFSLKGQLPQLSVSFTKGFEDYYLIEEDVDINEVVLQVEEVQDVRWATLEEIRKMMEIGDFIPYHEHLISLLFEMKTTYGSYKYE from the coding sequence TTGGTTGAGAAATGGGATGCGTATACTGTAGATAGAGTAAAATTATCCAAAACAGTTATTAGTGATGAAGAGCTAAAAACAGATGAATATCGAATTGTTATTGGAGGATGTATTTTTAATAAAAAGAATCAAATGTTAATTCAAAAAAGACAATCCACTAAAAAAACTTGGGCTAATATGTGGGATATTTCTGTAAGTGGTAGTGCGATTAGTGGTGAAACAAGCGCGGAGGCAGCTCAAAGAGAAATTAAAGAAGAGCTAGGTTTAGATTTTTCCCTTAAAGGACAATTGCCACAGCTATCGGTTAGTTTTACCAAGGGATTCGAGGACTATTACTTGATTGAAGAAGATGTTGATATCAATGAAGTTGTTCTTCAAGTAGAAGAAGTTCAAGATGTCAGATGGGCAACACTTGAAGAGATTAGAAAAATGATGGAAATTGGAGACTTTATCCCTTATCATGAGCATTTAATTTCACTTTTATTTGAAATGAAAACAACTTATGGTTCATATAAATATGAATAG
- a CDS encoding hemolysin family protein, whose protein sequence is MIGVKLILIAVMIYITALFVAAEFSLVKVRSSKLEQLEANGEKNAKLALHLVHHLDDYLSACQLGITLTTLIIGGVGEETVRSLLAPLIGQLPLSKSVSLTVSLILSYFLVTFVEVVVGELLPKSYSIANSEKVVLAIAKPLHIFYKMTYLFIKLLNHSANLIGKAFGIHMIGEAEETLSEEEILLVAADSLDKGEINKEEFEYLSNIFEFDERQVKEIMTNRLDMKVLDYDMTVKEAIPKILDVGYSRFPVIKESKDEIMGYVTLQQLVRTSYIDDHRLIAEEVAKPIVVMETMVVKDVLKKMQEDHKHIAMVVDEYGGTVGIVTIEDIVEEIVGDIQDELDTEKEKIQSIGINEYLVEGKIELDEIRHFFNLDDMEDPNGNVTLGGYCTSVYPSEVEKGFSFEVEGVIFTILLVRQTVVEKIKIKDTRK, encoded by the coding sequence ATGATAGGTGTTAAATTAATACTCATTGCTGTTATGATTTATATTACAGCTCTTTTTGTTGCAGCAGAATTCTCATTAGTAAAGGTGAGGTCTTCTAAATTGGAGCAACTAGAAGCAAATGGGGAAAAAAATGCCAAATTGGCTCTTCATTTAGTTCATCATTTGGATGATTATTTGAGTGCATGCCAACTTGGTATTACATTGACTACTTTAATTATTGGTGGTGTTGGTGAGGAAACAGTTCGGTCACTACTAGCCCCATTAATTGGACAATTACCATTAAGTAAAAGTGTCTCACTAACTGTTTCTTTGATTCTTTCTTACTTTTTGGTCACATTTGTAGAAGTAGTGGTAGGGGAATTACTACCTAAGTCTTATAGTATTGCTAATTCTGAGAAAGTAGTTTTAGCAATAGCTAAGCCATTACATATTTTTTATAAAATGACTTATTTATTTATCAAACTATTAAATCATTCGGCTAATTTAATCGGAAAAGCTTTTGGTATTCATATGATAGGTGAGGCAGAAGAAACCCTTTCTGAAGAGGAAATATTATTAGTCGCAGCTGATAGTTTAGATAAAGGTGAAATTAATAAAGAAGAATTTGAGTATCTATCTAATATTTTTGAATTTGATGAAAGACAAGTTAAGGAGATTATGACGAATCGACTTGATATGAAAGTATTAGATTATGACATGACTGTTAAAGAGGCGATTCCTAAAATTTTAGATGTTGGTTATAGTCGCTTCCCTGTTATCAAGGAATCAAAAGATGAAATTATGGGTTATGTGACGTTGCAGCAATTAGTTAGAACTTCATATATAGACGATCATCGTCTAATTGCTGAAGAAGTTGCAAAACCTATTGTGGTTATGGAAACAATGGTCGTTAAAGATGTCTTAAAAAAAATGCAGGAAGATCATAAACACATCGCAATGGTAGTCGATGAATATGGAGGAACTGTTGGAATTGTCACTATTGAAGATATTGTTGAAGAAATTGTTGGAGATATTCAAGATGAGCTAGATACTGAAAAAGAAAAGATTCAGTCTATTGGAATAAATGAATATTTAGTTGAAGGCAAAATTGAATTAGATGAAATTAGACATTTTTTCAATTTAGATGATATGGAAGACCCCAATGGGAATGTTACTTTAGGTGGTTATTGTACAAGTGTTTATCCAAGTGAAGTCGAAAAAGGATTTTCTTTTGAAGTAGAAGGGGTCATTTTTACGATATTATTAGTTAGACAAACAGTCGTCGAGAAGATTAAAATTAAAGATACAAGAAAATAA
- a CDS encoding CPBP family intramembrane glutamic endopeptidase, which yields MKETNKVSKWIKFVLVNGLICLGFFLLSQVPSFLSAVFLVLYGKKIVFLDVFITVVWLVISFFITRYIWKYYKEKNQEDKIQLTLKDVGISFGYFLTGSLITFIGGLSMEFIYGNSESQNDEMIRMLINKSPSNWFILLMVIQLTLLAPILEELVIRGIPKVTLFKDSPNWFMLIMTSLFFSSLHQSTNIISFLIYAALGGVMCHAYLRRGRIIDSMMVHFFNNLLATIAFLFLI from the coding sequence ATGAAAGAAACAAACAAAGTTTCTAAATGGATTAAATTTGTACTTGTTAATGGGTTGATTTGTCTAGGTTTCTTTTTATTAAGTCAAGTGCCCAGTTTTCTATCAGCTGTATTTTTAGTATTGTATGGGAAAAAAATTGTATTTTTAGATGTGTTTATTACAGTCGTTTGGCTAGTTATTAGTTTTTTTATTACTCGTTATATTTGGAAATATTACAAAGAGAAAAATCAAGAAGATAAGATTCAGCTAACATTAAAAGATGTTGGAATTTCCTTTGGGTATTTTTTAACGGGTAGTTTAATTACCTTTATTGGTGGTTTGAGTATGGAGTTTATTTATGGTAATTCTGAATCACAAAATGATGAGATGATTCGGATGCTTATTAATAAAAGTCCATCCAATTGGTTTATCTTATTGATGGTTATCCAGTTGACTCTTTTAGCTCCAATTTTAGAGGAGTTAGTGATTCGTGGTATCCCCAAAGTAACTCTATTTAAGGATAGTCCAAACTGGTTTATGTTAATTATGACATCACTATTTTTCTCAAGTCTCCATCAGTCAACCAATATTATTTCGTTTTTGATTTATGCGGCTTTAGGTGGTGTGATGTGTCATGCTTACTTGAGAAGAGGACGTATAATTGATAGTATGATGGTCCATTTTTTCAATAATTTATTAGCAACAATTGCTTTTTTATTCCTAATATAG
- the galE gene encoding UDP-glucose 4-epimerase GalE codes for MAIAVLGGAGYIGSHTVQALINKGEEVIVIDNLLTGHKEAIHEKATFYEGDIRDKEFMLSVFKKESISGVVHFAASSLVGESVENPLKYFNNNVYGTQITLEVMKETGVKKIVFSSTAATYGEPKEVPILETTPTNPKNPYGESKLMMEKMMRWCDEAYGIKFVALRYFNVAGASLDTSIGEDHNPETHLVPIILQTALGQREKISIFGDDYPTEDGTCVRDYVHVVDLGAAHVLALDYLSKGNESNIFNLGSSEGFSVKQMIDEARLVTGKEIPSAVSEKRAGDPAVLVASPEKAKEILGWQPQYTDIKTIFETAWAWHVSRPNGY; via the coding sequence ATGGCAATTGCAGTACTAGGGGGAGCAGGTTATATCGGCTCTCATACAGTCCAAGCACTAATTAATAAAGGAGAAGAAGTTATCGTTATTGATAACCTTTTAACAGGGCATAAAGAAGCAATTCATGAAAAAGCAACTTTTTACGAAGGTGATATCAGAGATAAAGAGTTTATGTTATCTGTGTTTAAAAAAGAGTCTATTTCTGGAGTGGTTCATTTTGCTGCCAGTTCATTAGTAGGAGAGTCTGTCGAAAATCCTTTGAAATATTTTAATAATAATGTTTATGGAACACAAATTACCCTTGAAGTAATGAAAGAAACTGGTGTTAAAAAAATAGTTTTCTCTTCAACTGCTGCGACTTATGGAGAACCAAAAGAAGTTCCTATTTTAGAAACAACACCGACTAATCCTAAAAACCCCTATGGTGAAAGTAAATTAATGATGGAAAAGATGATGCGTTGGTGTGATGAAGCGTACGGTATTAAGTTTGTTGCCTTACGTTACTTCAATGTGGCAGGAGCTAGTTTAGATACGTCAATTGGAGAAGATCATAATCCTGAAACTCATCTAGTTCCAATTATTTTGCAGACAGCTTTGGGTCAACGAGAAAAAATTTCTATTTTTGGAGATGATTACCCAACTGAAGATGGAACTTGTGTAAGAGATTATGTTCATGTCGTCGATTTAGGGGCAGCACATGTTTTAGCTTTAGACTACTTATCAAAAGGAAATGAAAGCAATATTTTTAATTTAGGAAGTAGTGAAGGATTCTCTGTAAAACAAATGATTGATGAAGCTCGTCTTGTGACTGGAAAAGAAATTCCTTCAGCCGTTTCTGAAAAAAGAGCTGGTGATCCAGCTGTGTTAGTAGCTTCTCCTGAAAAAGCAAAAGAAATTTTAGGATGGCAACCGCAATATACAGATATAAAAACAATCTTTGAAACAGCTTGGGCTTGGCATGTTAGCCGACCAAATGGCTATTAA
- a CDS encoding glucosamine-6-phosphate deaminase, which produces MKIIKVKDSVEGGKKAFEIIKEEMATGNVKTLGLATGSTPETLYKELVASDLDFTNMNSVNLDEYVGLESTNDQSYHYFMKKHLFNEKPFNHNYLPDGTVTDGKKECERYDQIIAENPIDIQILGIGENGHIGFNEPGASFEGTTSEVELTESTIEANSRNFAKKEDVPTHAYSMGIKSILQAKKIILLAYGPKKAEAILNTIEGPMTEAVPASALQSHSDVIVIVDEAAAKDLK; this is translated from the coding sequence ATGAAAATTATAAAAGTAAAAGATAGTGTTGAAGGTGGAAAAAAGGCATTTGAAATTATTAAAGAAGAAATGGCTACTGGAAATGTCAAAACATTGGGATTAGCAACAGGTAGTACGCCTGAAACTTTATATAAAGAGTTAGTTGCAAGTGATTTAGATTTCACTAATATGAATTCTGTTAACTTAGATGAGTATGTGGGATTAGAATCAACGAATGACCAAAGCTATCATTATTTTATGAAGAAACATTTATTTAATGAAAAGCCATTTAATCATAACTATTTACCTGATGGAACAGTAACTGATGGTAAAAAGGAATGTGAACGATACGATCAAATTATTGCTGAGAACCCTATCGACATTCAAATTTTGGGTATTGGTGAAAATGGGCATATTGGATTCAATGAACCAGGAGCTTCTTTTGAAGGAACAACAAGTGAAGTTGAATTAACAGAATCAACAATTGAAGCGAATAGTCGTAACTTTGCTAAAAAAGAAGATGTGCCTACTCACGCTTATTCAATGGGAATTAAATCAATTCTTCAAGCTAAAAAAATTATTTTATTAGCCTATGGACCTAAAAAAGCTGAAGCTATTTTAAACACAATTGAAGGACCTATGACAGAAGCCGTACCAGCAAGTGCACTTCAAAGTCATTCAGATGTCATCGTAATTGTAGATGAAGCTGCGGCAAAAGATTTAAAATAA
- the abc-f gene encoding ribosomal protection-like ABC-F family protein — MLQLNQINKTMFGNQLFNEVNAQLNDGDKVALVGNNGTGKSTLLKIIAGVEGVDAGHVSISKNQQISYLEQNSLVDSQEKVYDYIFNGQKEIKSIQSQLVQMESQMTEASEQELERLMIRYGNLQETFIEKDGYTIEESIKSIATGLKIDHLLDESICSLSGGEQTLAKLARCLLENNDILLLDEPTNHLDVSGLTWLENHLKHSKQLVVIVSHDRYFLDQVATSVLLIDEGSLKSYKGNYTVFKEQRKKELDELKKNYLLQQKEIKQVEDAIRRFRHWGAISDNEKHFKKAKRLEKQLDTMDKISHPSKERKVSKEQGFITQEKSGKEVIQLSSVSKSYGEQIIFSDISFNVFRGDHLAIIGDNGAGKSTLIKCLLGNEAINSGDIKIGPSVQIGYLSQVITYENANQTVLDYFKGQVPLIEEDARRILSYFYFTQEDVFKQVGNLSGGEKVRLELACLMNKSVNCLVLDEPTNHLDILTREWLESQLETFKGTIVMVSHDRYFVEKLSTKQFKMKNNRIN; from the coding sequence ATGTTACAACTAAATCAAATTAATAAAACAATGTTTGGCAATCAATTATTTAATGAGGTTAATGCGCAATTAAATGACGGAGATAAAGTCGCCTTAGTGGGAAATAATGGAACTGGAAAATCAACTCTACTTAAAATAATTGCTGGGGTTGAAGGAGTGGACGCTGGACATGTTTCTATTTCAAAAAATCAACAAATCAGCTACTTAGAGCAAAATAGTCTAGTTGATAGCCAAGAAAAAGTTTATGATTACATTTTTAATGGACAAAAAGAAATCAAATCTATTCAAAGTCAATTAGTTCAAATGGAGTCCCAAATGACTGAAGCAAGTGAACAGGAACTTGAACGCTTAATGATTAGATACGGTAACTTGCAAGAAACTTTTATAGAAAAAGATGGTTATACAATTGAGGAATCAATTAAAAGTATTGCAACAGGTTTAAAGATTGACCACTTACTAGATGAGTCCATTTGCTCCTTAAGTGGAGGGGAACAAACACTAGCTAAGCTAGCAAGATGTTTACTTGAAAATAATGATATTTTACTTTTAGATGAGCCGACTAACCATTTAGATGTATCAGGCCTTACTTGGTTGGAGAACCATTTGAAGCATAGTAAGCAGTTAGTCGTTATTGTTTCTCATGATAGATATTTCTTAGACCAAGTTGCAACTTCTGTTTTACTTATTGATGAAGGTAGTCTGAAGAGCTATAAAGGAAATTATACAGTTTTTAAAGAGCAACGAAAAAAAGAGTTAGACGAGTTGAAAAAGAATTATTTACTCCAACAAAAAGAAATTAAACAAGTTGAAGATGCGATTAGACGTTTCAGACATTGGGGAGCTATTAGTGACAATGAAAAGCATTTTAAAAAAGCAAAACGTTTAGAGAAACAATTAGATACAATGGATAAAATTTCACATCCTAGTAAAGAAAGGAAAGTTTCTAAGGAGCAAGGCTTTATCACTCAAGAAAAATCTGGAAAAGAGGTTATTCAATTAAGTAGTGTTTCTAAGTCTTACGGAGAACAAATCATTTTTTCTGATATTTCTTTTAATGTTTTTAGAGGCGATCATTTAGCGATTATTGGAGACAATGGAGCAGGCAAATCAACTTTAATAAAATGTTTGTTAGGAAATGAAGCAATCAATTCAGGTGACATTAAAATTGGACCAAGTGTTCAGATTGGTTATTTATCTCAAGTCATCACTTATGAAAATGCCAATCAAACTGTACTTGATTACTTTAAAGGGCAAGTACCTCTGATTGAAGAAGATGCTCGAAGAATTCTATCGTATTTTTACTTTACTCAAGAAGACGTGTTTAAACAGGTAGGTAATCTTAGTGGTGGAGAAAAAGTAAGATTAGAGCTAGCTTGTTTAATGAATAAATCGGTTAATTGCTTGGTTTTAGATGAACCAACCAACCATTTAGATATCTTAACAAGAGAATGGCTAGAAAGTCAGTTAGAAACCTTTAAAGGAACAATTGTTATGGTTAGCCATGATCGTTATTTCGTTGAGAAACTAAGTACGAAACAGTTTAAAATGAAAAATAATCGAATAAATTAA
- a CDS encoding RAxF-45 family protein, with protein sequence MVSTDNLNNKTELKFLYLCRAIISVFFKNWISVSKFNEKNMKTTIQ encoded by the coding sequence ATGGTCAGCACAGACAATTTAAATAACAAAACAGAATTAAAATTCTTGTACCTTTGTCGTGCAATTATTTCCGTATTTTTTAAAAATTGGATTAGTGTGTCTAAATTTAATGAAAAAAATATGAAAACGACCATTCAGTGA